A section of the Hippea sp. KM1 genome encodes:
- the zapE gene encoding AFG1/ZapE family ATPase — protein sequence MKNAISLNELDFSSPIETIINQNTIPPKFKGCSFDNYIPNKDYPSQKQAKERLIELVQQIETFKRKTPKNKLLRKLIKTSKPPHIYLDGVFGVGKTHLLASIGNAYRGKKLFISFSELMYLIAYYTLLDVVDMLSQYDIVLLDEFEVDDPGDAMMGINFIREINKTDTVVIATSNTLPSQLGARKLDMLTFKARMGSLINSFETIIIDGEDYRFKQPSLNFSISNSNLKEIFGKYQPKEKLKLYVNFEELIEKLKEIHPTRYRNIAYSLDALFIENLRPFNDMELMDALRFTYLIDMLYYGDVNIFASSNIDNIWNLFHQDLKEGKFKTKIGRCLSRLEEKCVLVKPD from the coding sequence TATCGTTAAACGAATTAGACTTCTCATCACCCATAGAGACCATCATAAACCAAAACACCATACCACCCAAATTCAAGGGATGCTCCTTTGACAACTATATACCAAACAAGGATTACCCATCCCAAAAACAGGCAAAGGAGCGCCTGATAGAATTAGTGCAACAGATAGAGACCTTCAAGAGAAAAACACCAAAAAACAAGCTGTTGCGCAAGCTCATAAAAACCTCAAAACCGCCACACATATACTTAGACGGCGTGTTCGGTGTGGGCAAAACCCATCTGCTTGCCTCCATAGGCAATGCATATAGGGGAAAGAAGCTGTTTATATCCTTCTCCGAACTCATGTATCTGATTGCCTACTATACCCTTCTGGATGTGGTTGATATGCTATCACAATACGACATAGTGCTTTTGGATGAGTTTGAGGTTGACGATCCAGGAGATGCCATGATGGGCATAAACTTCATAAGGGAGATAAACAAAACCGACACTGTTGTTATAGCCACATCCAACACGCTTCCCTCTCAGCTGGGGGCAAGAAAGTTAGACATGCTAACATTCAAAGCCAGAATGGGGTCATTGATCAACTCATTTGAAACAATAATAATCGACGGTGAGGATTACAGATTCAAACAACCCAGCCTGAATTTCAGCATCTCAAACTCAAACCTTAAAGAGATATTCGGCAAATATCAACCCAAAGAAAAGCTAAAACTCTATGTAAACTTTGAGGAGCTCATAGAAAAACTAAAAGAAATCCATCCGACAAGATACAGAAACATAGCCTATTCCCTGGATGCCTTGTTCATAGAAAACCTAAGGCCCTTCAACGATATGGAACTGATGGATGCATTGAGGTTTACCTACTTGATAGACATGCTCTATTACGGCGATGTGAATATATTTGCAAGCTCCAACATCGATAACATATGGAACCTGTTTCATCAGGATCTAAAAGAGGGCAAATTTAAAACAAAGATAGGCAGATGCCTTTCACGGTTAGAGGAAAAATGCGTGCTTGTTAAACCAGATTGA
- a CDS encoding HAD family hydrolase: MRFVLFDLDGTLIDSRLDLANSINAALVEFSLKPLPNEKIYSFVGNGVRRLVEDCLKEENAVHLFDGVMEFFFAHYYEHLLDNTVLYEGVLDVLERLKTKNTQMFVITNKSFIFTKRVLEGLGIDGYFRDVVCGDSLPFRKPHPQPILTLRDRHGLELDGGVMVGDSENDIEAARAAGVKIGWAAYGFRGEDILRQYEVDFVLKKPIELLNLV; encoded by the coding sequence ATGAGGTTTGTTCTCTTTGACCTTGACGGCACTCTCATAGATTCCCGCCTGGATCTTGCAAATAGCATAAACGCCGCATTGGTTGAGTTTTCCCTAAAACCGCTTCCAAACGAGAAGATCTATAGCTTTGTGGGCAACGGTGTTAGGAGGTTGGTGGAGGATTGCTTAAAGGAGGAGAATGCGGTTCATCTATTTGATGGGGTGATGGAGTTTTTCTTTGCCCATTACTACGAACACCTATTGGATAATACGGTTCTGTATGAGGGCGTATTGGATGTGCTTGAGAGGTTAAAGACAAAGAATACCCAGATGTTTGTCATCACCAATAAGAGCTTCATATTTACAAAACGGGTGCTTGAAGGATTGGGTATAGATGGATACTTCAGGGATGTGGTGTGCGGCGATAGCCTCCCCTTTAGAAAACCCCATCCGCAACCCATATTGACGCTAAGGGATAGGCACGGTTTGGAGTTAGACGGCGGGGTAATGGTGGGGGATTCTGAAAACGATATAGAGGCAGCAAGAGCAGCCGGCGTAAAAATAGGCTGGGCTGCATACGGTTTTAGGGGTGAGGATATTTTAAGGCAATACGAGGTCGATTTTGTATTGAAAAAGCCGATCGAGCTGCTCAATCTGGTTTAA